Genomic DNA from Atribacterota bacterium:
GGAAAGAACAGATGGACAAATTACGATGGATTGCTATCCTGTTCAGCAATTAGGTTTCTGGATGGATGAATTTGATAATATTAGCAAAGGATCACAGGAGATGGGATTCATACCGCCCAGTCCCAGATATGAGCAATTTTCAGCAATCTATATGGATTTTGTAGTAACGAATTGGGATGATTTTGAAGAATATTATGGTCGGGATGGATTCTTATTTAAATATGTTGCAGAAGGATGCGAGCAATTAGGAATAAAATTACTTGGTTTTATGAATGTGGGATTTGAAGGCTATTCAGGGATGAAAGGACCCGTAGTCTATCCAGAAGATATTACTAAACTTAAGATCAAAACCCGTGTTGGTTATCCTACCAGTGTTGTGTATTATGAAAGTCTGGGACCAGTTGTTTCTGTTGATATGGGTGAAGTATTTACTGGCTTACAACTTGGTACTATTGATTGTCAGGCAAACCAAGCTGTAGAAACAGTTTATACCCAGTTTCATGATGTAACAAAATATTTTACCGATACTAATTCCATGCCAGCTTTTATCTCAATCCTAATCAATAA
This window encodes:
- a CDS encoding TRAP transporter substrate-binding protein, whose protein sequence is MSGKFIKTASVILILVLLLSLSSFAKQQKWRIGTLIADFVPAGAGMVEFAKLVEERTDGQITMDCYPVQQLGFWMDEFDNISKGSQEMGFIPPSPRYEQFSAIYMDFVVTNWDDFEEYYGRDGFLFKYVAEGCEQLGIKLLGFMNVGFEGYSGMKGPVVYPEDITKLKIKTRVGYPTSVVYYESLGPVVSVDMGEVFTGLQLGTIDCQANQAVETVYTQFHDVTKYFTDTNSMPAFISILINKRLFDSLPLETQEVIEKTADEIVEKVNRESKEKEEEYYQKFEEEGVVVTRLTAEQRESWIELAKKPGGMWDKARETLGDESIDFLLDNLGK